The following DNA comes from Schistocerca piceifrons isolate TAMUIC-IGC-003096 chromosome 3, iqSchPice1.1, whole genome shotgun sequence.
catctggtggcgtatgttgcatgcggcaggttaatttataccaaagcaacagaatttgtgccacacgtgtgtcggtcttgcattataaaggatgataaagtatcgcagcggcggcctacttggtacttgcatgtgcagctaacaacggaaatgaaaaccaaaggaaaataaaacgatggtggaagagaagagtatttaaagaaggtccacgaaatagtatcctaggaattagaagcagacgatggtgcgttatttagtaatgtgtgctttcgtcccaggcgcgttagtccgtgccgtaccgttgccaaaaggtggtCTAACGGtgaatgttcgcacaggtaccgggccggtcaccaccctgtgtcagggGCCGGGGTGGGACTTTCAGCcaccagctcacccaactctgcggtacgactgctgcggtatgactgccacacaaCTTCCCTCGCAAGCTAGCAAGTAAACGAATTacgacgcaccttagacgaaagcaaaaatgacaacatgagaatgatgatttggttctaaatgttttgaaatgcttaactactacataacactttttcaaaattaataagcaaacatattaatagtattaatagtaagactgtattaaaaactttcagtgttcggctccacaaatttaaattatatgtaaagttttactccagtgcgtgggaaataaacatcccaggttgggatgcataaactaatgccagaggaggggatggtctgaggcagaggggggggggggggtggaaaatcCCCTCCATCCCCCCCTACAAATCGCACACTGATTTGAACACGCATgaccataccagtttctttcgcgcttcagtgtataaggggcGTGAATAGTGTCAGCTGTTGAGTGATCGCTGTCAAGAACACTGAAATGTCGTGTGCTCGTGCGAGCATGGAAGAGTTTAATATGGACTTCATTTTAGGTCTCCATTTGGATGGCTAGTAGAATCGCGCAACGTCCTAATTTGTAGAGCATGCGGATGTGACGTTAAGCTGGACTCCATAGGAACGTGAATGCGGAAATACTCGCCGTCAGCGTTCCGCTCGACCACGTCCGACCACCACAAAGGAGAAATGCTGTACTGTGCAGCAAGTACATCTTAACACCTTAACATCTTTGCCTGCTGTTCGGTAACAAGTCATGGACTCCCTGCAACCGTTTTCATCATATCATTTCATTGGTCAGAGTCTAGTAGTAGTCGGACTAGGGAAGTATCGTCCCATATGTAGACTGTCGCCATTAACGCTGCAACACAAACgactgcatttggagtggtaccACGATTGtgaagcacggactgctgatgaacgaCTTCAcattgtgttcaacgatgaatcgcggttctgcagtaCTCCGGATGAGTATGGCGGTAACCAGGAGAGAGATCCAGTTCTGCCGGTTTTTTGGTGAGGCACAGCGGttttactcctggtgtcatggcaTAGAGAGCCACCGGGTATGACTTCATGTCACGACTGGTAGAGATTGAGAAAATGCGATGGTACAATGGTTTATCACATGCATGCTGAGCCCTTACGTGTTTCCTCTCATGTGAAAGtatagtggtgccatttttcagtggGACAATGTGCGTACATTCATGCTAGGTGTCTCTGTGACCTGTTTGCGTGATTTTGAGTCATTCACGCAGCCGAAAGATCCCTAGGTTTCTCCCtggcagaacatgtgtgggaccaggtcGATCGTCAACGCCGTACCATTGCTAGTATCCAAGATATTAAGGAACAGTTACAAAAGATGTGGGACAGATTGCTCCAGAAGAGGATAGAACTGCTGTAAGACACTCTTTCCAGCCGCATCATTGCAAGGATCCAGACTCTCTGTCATATTGATAAGTGGACTCATGCTGCCGATATGTTTCTAAATTTGTCTTGGCTTCGTAATCACTTAAATAACGTAACATATATTCCGAATGGGTGAAGTTTCATctagtttcctcctcctcttctgggtgtttcaattattttgtcaggtagtgtattatACACATGATTTGCATGCAAGCAGAACTGTCAGTGTATGAGGGTCACCAAATTTTATTTTGAGCCTCTCAATCAACCAGAAAACTGGACCTCACGGTCATTCGAAATTGTACAAATAGTAATTTGAGTCGTAAGACACTTCGTATTTCTGACGTAGGGCATATCTGACGCCATAAGAATGTCACAAACCACTATCACCTCAGCTGAAAGTTGGCAGTTCTGAtgagttttcagtgagttacaagcAGAATGACTGAAATAACAGTTTAAGATGATTCTGTACTAACAAATGGTATGGTGGCAACACTGATAAGCCATGTTGAAGTGGAGcggattttttttttgtgctgaatGATGATAAACAAACATTGTTTGTTTTTGTGTCGTTCCACATCACGTCAGACATTTGTTTTTGTATGTTGATTATACCTGCAGCTCTGGAAAAAGCAAATTATTTCGACAGGATTTGTGGATTTTAGAGTGTACTGATGGGGGCTCGTCTTTTATGTTAAAAAATGTAGCATAAGCAGATGTCGTGCTGCTGATGCTTACTTATGTAAGACCTCTCCAATTCCATACCATGAAATTTAGAAATGATTATTGTGGCAGCTTCGTATTACAGTATTACACATATCATATACTCTCGAAGACAGGTCGTAATCATGTATCTGCGGTAATATTACAAGAACAGAAATTCTAGGATCGATACAGTAAACTAAAATGAGGCAAAGCAGCCAATCACCTATTGCTGACAGACGTGTGGTGCACAGCCATAATTAACAGTACAAAGACTTAAGTCGTTCTTGAGCTACTACTCTTAGTCTGCTGTATGTACACACCTTCACAAGCACGTAGGTAAAGTTGCCACAGCTGTAGATGGTTGCGTTACCGTATCCATTATAATATTTCTTTGCTCTCAAAGGCTTTTGCCATTGATCAGAAGAGACAAGATACATGACTGTCCATGGTAGCAATtttgggtcaattctagtgtccgataccacccgtcgactttgaccaatgacgtaatgtgtgatgttattttgtttgtgtcgtagattgctgtcgatgaacattaaatgatttctctggatttccgCGTTACGCGCGTATATTAAAATACGATGTAGgctgttttgttttcatctcgtaatttgtttgcggcatcttttgttaatgaaagtagtcgtgatttataagtagtcgtgatttataaggtcttgatttttgacgctgttcgttatggatgcgtctttttatgttactgtattgtgccAGTGCTACATTTTTGGTTTCTCTGAAAGGAGGTTTTTCTGttgttttaatattttctgtttacaATGGTGGGCCGAGGGGTATTGCTGTGTCTTTCACGactactttcattttttttttactattttaaaattttgtgtctgGTTGAGGGCGGGTAGGAGGGAAGAACTGATTTGGGTGGTACCTCGTTCGTGCCTGGCAGTTTGTGTttgctataatttttttaattagttgttctggattttgcttctttcgttacagtttcaccttctaacattattatttcttgttacgtccttatttcgttcttgtcagccTCGATTTTTGACTGCTTTGGAAGTTCATTtgcggtaagtttctttttatgtagccactttttgttttgttttttgttttcgatgTTTCTGCTACACTTCTCTTACATTTACTGTCACTCCTGGTGTATCAATTTTACTGCAGCTGGTGCGACCTTCGTGTAGTATAGTTACCAGTTGCACGGTTTggtcatttttgcgttttatttctttcCGTGTACAGTAGtgtgtgtaaagattttcattttttgaaagtctcGTCGAATTCTGTAGTTCACTGACAAGATCACTTTTTAGGTACGTTTCTGATATGTTATAAGATTTTTTTGCAACAgacagtaatattggaatcggtaactagaaatgacctcctACACAGCGTTtattatttagatcgtttttgcagtACATGTGGAAAATACAAATATGCACTCGtaattcttatttatttcagtcatcttcaactcgtttAAATGAAATTCGCGCGTAAATAATAATCGCGTTAAAGTATTATTTTATTGCATGCTACGTTCGTTTGTTTAAGAGTATGATCCGTTAcattcatagattgtccattgcagcatctttgtCGTACGTCTGATGTCATtcgtcaaagccgacgggtagtatcggacactagaatttatccgcaATTTTAATTCCTTTGCTGTCTTTTGTCTGTACTCTGTCCAGACTTCTCTTGCTTCTgattataaaactttttaaaagttCTGAAAACTAGAAATTCAACCGACTTTTTAAATGTGTGCTTCTGTGCCCTTCTGGATACTCATATTTTGTAGGCAGTAAGTAAATGATTTCGTGTTTGTCAGATATCCAGATATTGCATTCATAATATTGAAATATACTGCTTTTTCAAAATATTGGTGCCATCCATAATGCTAATCAATTCAGCAGGTATAACGATGTCATGAatatgaatgggggggggggggggagagagagagagagagagagagagagagagagagagagagagagagagagagagagagagagaggagataatGTAGTATAATTTTCAGATACAAAATGATTTAAGGTTCATGTCATTCTCTTGAGTGGAAACAAGATGctattgttttattttaaagttgatgtttaattgtttgtataTGAAATTAATGTAATGCTTCAGTGTTAGGAAATTATAAAGGCTTATTATTGTAGaccaaaaataaacaacaaatactTTAATCGAACTTATATATTTATTCTACATACAAAAATGAACCATTATGTTTCTTAATATGTTACATGATAATGTTTGTATATGACAGCTTCATTTTAAAGTGTGCATTGCTAAAATACTAGATACATTACCTTATTCAACAAAAAAGAAATGAGGAATAAAAGGACAGAGAATATTCCTTAACTGCTAATTCCGGGGGTAAACTAATACTAACAACTCTAGGTACAGTTATGGATGTCCAATAAGATTGGTAATGGAATCACCAAGATTATTGCATCCAGGAATCTAGCTTCTGTCAATCACACTCGGAAACTCCCAGAAATGAGTAACAACTTTGTTGTTTATTGTATAGTCCCACAACTGAAAAGGATACAAACAGTAACCACTCGCTCTGATGTTCTTCTGAGCAGTCAAGCCATTAGCTTTCACGTCTGTACTACTCTTCTTTTCAAGTTAGACATCTGAGTATATGACTAGCTCTGGTATAACGAATATAAAATTACATAAATTGCTCAGTTAGATGTCACAGATAAtaaatttgcacacaaaaattgAATTTCATTGTTGTATTCTTAAACTAAACTTCTTTTGTGGACGGTAAACCGCCAAAAATTCAATATGTGGCATAGCAACATGTGCATCCCATGATCCTTAAATAGAGAAATTTATTTGAAGTAATGCGAAATTTGACTACATATGTAGCTGttccagaaaaaaaaattctatttagATCTTTCAAGGCAACTGAGGTCAAGTCACAAAAAGGTTGAAACTAATTATTACTTTCTCATGTAAATATATGGCCACAACATGTGGCATATCAACATGTGCATCCCACGATCCTTAAACAGAGAAATTTGTTCGAAGTAATGCGAAATTTGTCTACATATGTAGCTGTTCCAGAAAAAAATTCTATTTAGATCTTTCAAGGAAACCGAGGTCAAGTCACAAAAAGGTTAAAACTAATTATTATTTTCTCATGTAACAGCAAAAGTCGAACAAAGGATACAATTATGTAATTGTTTACGCTGACTACAAGTGGGGAAAAGATACCAATTACAAATAGACATTTTTAATGGCTGGAGTTGATTTGCGACGtactttttctgtaatttgaacTGGAGGTTCTGAAATTGCTGTAAGAGATTTCCTCGTTGGTCGAAACTTGTCCATGGCACGAGTGTAAGAGCCTGTACAGATACGTTCCCACGAAGAACTGCGGGTACCATTGGTGTTGCTGATACACTTGttatttctgttgttgtttgtATCATGGTCTAGACAGAAAGCTGATGTTCTTTCTAAGCTGTCTCCATTCCTGGAGACTCCACCAGCTGATTTCTTGCTGACTTCCTGATCAGATACTCCACTGTTTGACTGAAGACGATCATAATCTGCTGGCACAGTTATCAAGGTCTGATCACCTGTCTTGGAAACAATAGATGACTGTTGCTCTTCAGGTGACGTGGTTTTCTCACCCTGCTCCTGCAAATAGAAATGTTAAATTCGTAAGACATGTCAGATTC
Coding sequences within:
- the LOC124789569 gene encoding uncharacterized protein LOC124789569, producing MNTSYSSGSDGEDGGAGSSSSGGGGGGSSSQDDGFDEAEEDEEEGQESEGASQEPRFTVAQLVSAFTRHERAVAGAAPAPEAGRFPTGPNALRLFIPGISIRRDRDRDRDRQRQRRRHGRQEQGEKTTSPEEQQSSIVSKTGDQTLITVPADYDRLQSNSGVSDQEVSKKSAGGVSRNGDSLERTSAFCLDHDTNNNRNNKCISNTNGTRSSSWERICTGSYTRAMDKFRPTRKSLTAISEPPVQITEKVRRKSTPAIKNVYL